One Phoenix dactylifera cultivar Barhee BC4 unplaced genomic scaffold, palm_55x_up_171113_PBpolish2nd_filt_p 000026F, whole genome shotgun sequence genomic window carries:
- the LOC103713843 gene encoding two-component response regulator ORR9-like isoform X1, translated as MGGGKERIEKGRRRVRGLLALQFKNGVNSWEDLDENLVGSCFPCGGILVGWLISPLSFPSSPPPPQRIQSSESKREPNQHQPNPSQPPPPLLLPFLHLPSSYDHSFIAAVVVEGNQQQQQQQQEVEEEGMTVEAEAPFHVLAVDDSLIDRKLIERLLKTSSYQVTTVESGSKALELLGFREDQSSTPSVSPNQHVFYLILICCMVLFFFCFEIVIWMIDIFDGFLFQEIEVNLVITDYCMPGMTGYDLLKKIKGSSSLKDIPVVIMSSENVPSRISRCLEGGAEEFFLKPVQLSDLKRLRPHILKGKSNCKGQKQQQPQPENNNNNGSSSSSSSSSNNCSNNQSNKRKAMDAMDEGLSPGRTRPRFSSDSLTVV; from the exons ATGGGGGGGGGAAAGGAGAGAATAgaaaaggggaggaggagggtgcGAGGATTGCTTGCTCTCCAATTCAAAAATGGGGTGAATTCTTGGGAAGATTTGGACGAAAATCTGGTCGGATCTTGCTTTCCATGCGGTGGCATTTTGGTGGGCTGGCTTATATCTCCTCTCTCATTTCCTTCCTCCCCTCCCCCCCCACAGAGAATCCAATCATCAGAAAGTAAAAGAGAACCAAACCAACACCAACCCAACCCATCCCAACCTCCACCTCCTCTCCTTCTACCCTTTCTCCATCTCCCAAGCTCCTATGATCATTCCTTTATTGCTGCTGTGGTGGTGGAAGGAaatcaacaacaacaacaacaacaacaagaagtagaagaagaaggtaTGACAGTGGAGGCAGAAGCACCGTTCCATGTTCTGGCTGTGGATGACAGCCTCATTGACAGGAAGCTCATTGAGAGGCTCCTCAAGACATCCTCCTACCAAG TTACCACAGTGGAGTCTGGGAGCAAGGCTCTGGAATTGTTGGGATTCAGGGAGGACCAGTCCAGCACACCTTCTGTCTCGCCAAACCAGCATGTATTTTATCTCATCCTAATTTGCTGCATggtgttgtttttcttttgttttgaaatagtAATTTGGATGATTGATATTTTTGATGGGTTTTTATTTCAGGAGATTGAGGTGAATTTGGTTATCACAGATTACTGTATGCCAGGAATGACAGGGTATGATCTGCTGAAGAAGATTAAG GGGTCCTCTTCTCTTAAAGATATCCCAGTTGTGATCATGTCATCTGAGAATGTGCCTTCCAGGATCAGCAG gtgcttggaaggaggagcGGAGGAGTTCTTTCTCAAGCCAGTACAACTCTCAGACTTGAAAAGGCTTAGACCCCATATACTGAAAGGGAAATCCAATTGCAAAGGGCAAAAACAGCAGCAGCCGCAGCCGGAGAACAACAACAATAATgggagcagcagcagcagcagcagcagcagtaatAATTGCAGCAACAACCAAAGCAACAAAAGAAAGGCCATGGATGCCATGGACGAGGGGCTTTCACCTGGGAGGACAAGACCAAGATTCTCCAGTGACAGTCTGACAGTTGTGTGA
- the LOC103713843 gene encoding two-component response regulator ORR9-like isoform X2 yields MGGGKERIEKGRRRVRGLLALQFKNGVNSWEDLDENLVGSCFPCGGILVGWLISPLSFPSSPPPPQRIQSSESKREPNQHQPNPSQPPPPLLLPFLHLPSSYDHSFIAAVVVEGNQQQQQQQQEVEEEGMTVEAEAPFHVLAVDDSLIDRKLIERLLKTSSYQVTTVESGSKALELLGFREDQSSTPSVSPNQHEIEVNLVITDYCMPGMTGYDLLKKIKGSSSLKDIPVVIMSSENVPSRISRCLEGGAEEFFLKPVQLSDLKRLRPHILKGKSNCKGQKQQQPQPENNNNNGSSSSSSSSSNNCSNNQSNKRKAMDAMDEGLSPGRTRPRFSSDSLTVV; encoded by the exons ATGGGGGGGGGAAAGGAGAGAATAgaaaaggggaggaggagggtgcGAGGATTGCTTGCTCTCCAATTCAAAAATGGGGTGAATTCTTGGGAAGATTTGGACGAAAATCTGGTCGGATCTTGCTTTCCATGCGGTGGCATTTTGGTGGGCTGGCTTATATCTCCTCTCTCATTTCCTTCCTCCCCTCCCCCCCCACAGAGAATCCAATCATCAGAAAGTAAAAGAGAACCAAACCAACACCAACCCAACCCATCCCAACCTCCACCTCCTCTCCTTCTACCCTTTCTCCATCTCCCAAGCTCCTATGATCATTCCTTTATTGCTGCTGTGGTGGTGGAAGGAaatcaacaacaacaacaacaacaacaagaagtagaagaagaaggtaTGACAGTGGAGGCAGAAGCACCGTTCCATGTTCTGGCTGTGGATGACAGCCTCATTGACAGGAAGCTCATTGAGAGGCTCCTCAAGACATCCTCCTACCAAG TTACCACAGTGGAGTCTGGGAGCAAGGCTCTGGAATTGTTGGGATTCAGGGAGGACCAGTCCAGCACACCTTCTGTCTCGCCAAACCAGCAT GAGATTGAGGTGAATTTGGTTATCACAGATTACTGTATGCCAGGAATGACAGGGTATGATCTGCTGAAGAAGATTAAG GGGTCCTCTTCTCTTAAAGATATCCCAGTTGTGATCATGTCATCTGAGAATGTGCCTTCCAGGATCAGCAG gtgcttggaaggaggagcGGAGGAGTTCTTTCTCAAGCCAGTACAACTCTCAGACTTGAAAAGGCTTAGACCCCATATACTGAAAGGGAAATCCAATTGCAAAGGGCAAAAACAGCAGCAGCCGCAGCCGGAGAACAACAACAATAATgggagcagcagcagcagcagcagcagcagtaatAATTGCAGCAACAACCAAAGCAACAAAAGAAAGGCCATGGATGCCATGGACGAGGGGCTTTCACCTGGGAGGACAAGACCAAGATTCTCCAGTGACAGTCTGACAGTTGTGTGA